A window of Metabacillus sp. B2-18 contains these coding sequences:
- a CDS encoding YitT family protein, producing the protein MRKRNDTYNPTLEKILEYVYILVGSSFVAIGFNLFLLPNRVASGGVSGISTILDATFGFEPAYVQWAFNIPLFIAGVILLGKQFGIKTLIGTIFVPLVVYLTRNWEPATMDPLLGSLFGGICIGLGLGIVFRGKASTGGTDLAAQIIHKYTGLSLGTCVALIDGLIVLSAAFVFDIERGLYALVGLYVTSKTIDIVQIGLGRSKMTMIITNKQAEVQDAILTEIDRGVTRLAAHGGFTNNERPVLMCVVDQTEFTKLKQLVRSIDPHAFVTVTDASEVLGEGFKRV; encoded by the coding sequence ATGCGAAAACGAAATGATACATATAATCCTACATTAGAAAAAATACTTGAGTACGTCTACATATTAGTTGGCTCATCGTTTGTTGCGATTGGATTCAACTTATTTTTACTACCAAACCGGGTTGCATCAGGTGGGGTGAGTGGAATTAGTACGATCCTTGATGCAACGTTTGGGTTTGAGCCGGCCTATGTTCAGTGGGCCTTCAACATACCACTATTTATTGCCGGAGTTATTTTACTAGGAAAGCAATTTGGGATCAAAACTCTCATTGGTACCATTTTTGTCCCATTAGTCGTTTACCTAACAAGAAACTGGGAGCCAGCAACAATGGATCCACTCTTAGGTTCACTTTTCGGAGGAATTTGTATAGGACTTGGTCTCGGTATTGTGTTCCGCGGTAAAGCTTCAACAGGTGGAACTGATCTAGCTGCGCAAATCATTCATAAGTACACAGGGCTGTCACTTGGTACTTGTGTGGCACTTATTGATGGTCTAATCGTTCTATCAGCTGCATTTGTTTTTGATATTGAAAGAGGACTTTATGCTTTAGTTGGTTTATATGTGACGAGCAAAACGATTGATATTGTGCAAATTGGTCTCGGGCGTTCGAAGATGACGATGATTATTACAAACAAACAGGCCGAGGTTCAGGATGCGATCCTCACCGAAATCGACCGTGGCGTTACTAGACTTGCAGCACATGGCGGGTTCACAAATAATGAGAGACCAGTCCTCATGTGTGTAGTTGATCAAACGGAATTCACAAAATTGAAACAACTGGTACGAAGTATCGATCCGCACGCATTTGTGACAGTTACAGATGCTTCTGAGGTGCTTGGTGAAGGTTTCAAAAGAGTGTAG
- the secA gene encoding preprotein translocase subunit SecA, producing MLGILNKVFDFNKRALNRYEKMADQIDALSGQMSGLSDEQLKAKTEEFKGRVANGESLDNLLIEAFAVVREAAKRVLGLYPYKVQLMGGISLHEGNISEMKTGEGKTLTSTMPVYLNALSGEGVHVVTVNEYLASRDAHEMGQLYDFLGLTVGLNLNSLDKDEKREAYAADITYSTNNELGFDYLRDNMVLYREQMVQRPLNFAVIDEVDSILVDEARTPLIISGQAAKSTKLYIQANGFVRQLKQEEDFTYDVKTKAVQLTEDGMTKAEKAFGIENLFDISHVALLHHINQALKAQFVMQNDVDYVVEEGQVVIVDSFTGRLMKGRRYSDGLHQAIEAKEGLEIQNESMTLATITFQNYFRMYKKLSGMTGTAKTEEEEFRNIYNMQVVAIPTNKPIARDDRADLVYRSMEGKFRAVVEEVKQRYDLGQPILVGTVAVETSELISQLLKKKGVPHHVLNAKNHEKEAEIIENAGQRGAVTIATNMAGRGTDIKLGEGVREVGGLAVIGTERHESRRIDNQLRGRSGRQGDPGITQFYLSMEDELMRRFGSENMMNMMDRLGMDDTQPIQSKIVSRAVESAQKRVEGNNFDARKQLLQYDDVLRQQREVIYKQRFEVLDSDNLREIVEKMLKSTIERAVGMYTPKEEVEEDWNLEGIIDYMNANILTEDELAVSDLRRKDPEEMSELIYKKALAHYDAKEADFGEEQMREFEKVILLRAVDTKWMDHIDAMDQLRQGIHLRAYGQNDPLREYQMEGFAMFENMIASIEEDVAKYIMKAQIRNNLERQEVAKGQTAVHAKEGDEPVKKKPTRKVVEIGRNDACICGSGKKYKNCCGQ from the coding sequence TGAATCGCTAGATAATCTTTTAATAGAAGCGTTTGCTGTTGTTCGTGAAGCAGCGAAGCGTGTGTTGGGGCTATACCCGTACAAGGTTCAGTTAATGGGGGGTATTTCCTTACATGAAGGAAATATTTCTGAGATGAAAACAGGGGAAGGTAAAACGTTAACTTCCACAATGCCTGTTTATTTAAATGCGCTTTCTGGTGAAGGTGTGCATGTTGTCACGGTCAATGAATACTTAGCAAGTCGTGATGCACATGAAATGGGTCAACTTTACGATTTCTTAGGCTTAACAGTAGGTCTTAACTTAAATTCTTTAGATAAAGATGAAAAGCGTGAAGCGTATGCTGCAGACATTACCTATTCTACAAATAACGAATTAGGTTTTGATTATTTACGTGATAACATGGTTCTTTATCGTGAACAAATGGTACAGCGTCCGCTTAACTTTGCCGTAATCGATGAGGTTGACTCGATCTTAGTCGATGAAGCGAGAACTCCGTTAATTATTTCGGGACAAGCGGCTAAATCTACTAAGCTTTACATTCAAGCTAATGGTTTTGTTCGTCAACTTAAACAGGAAGAAGATTTCACGTATGATGTGAAAACAAAGGCTGTTCAGTTAACAGAAGATGGTATGACAAAGGCGGAAAAAGCGTTTGGCATTGAAAATCTTTTCGATATTTCACATGTGGCATTACTTCACCACATTAACCAAGCATTAAAAGCACAGTTTGTTATGCAAAATGATGTGGACTATGTTGTGGAAGAAGGACAAGTTGTTATCGTTGACTCGTTCACAGGTCGTTTAATGAAGGGCCGCCGTTACAGTGATGGACTACACCAAGCAATTGAGGCAAAAGAAGGTCTTGAAATTCAAAATGAAAGCATGACACTTGCAACGATTACGTTCCAAAACTACTTCCGTATGTACAAGAAGCTGTCTGGTATGACAGGTACAGCGAAAACGGAAGAAGAAGAGTTTCGTAATATTTACAACATGCAGGTTGTGGCGATTCCAACGAACAAACCAATTGCTCGTGATGATCGAGCTGATTTAGTTTACCGTTCAATGGAAGGGAAATTCCGTGCCGTTGTTGAGGAAGTAAAACAACGTTATGACTTAGGTCAACCTATACTTGTTGGTACAGTTGCCGTTGAAACGTCTGAATTAATTTCTCAGCTTCTTAAGAAAAAAGGTGTTCCGCATCATGTCTTGAATGCGAAAAATCATGAAAAAGAAGCAGAAATTATTGAAAATGCCGGACAACGTGGTGCTGTCACGATCGCGACAAACATGGCTGGTCGTGGTACGGATATCAAGCTTGGCGAAGGTGTTCGTGAGGTTGGCGGGTTAGCTGTAATCGGTACTGAACGTCACGAATCTCGTCGTATTGATAACCAACTTCGTGGACGTTCTGGTCGTCAAGGAGATCCTGGTATCACTCAATTCTATCTTTCAATGGAAGATGAATTAATGCGTCGTTTTGGTTCAGAAAATATGATGAACATGATGGACCGCCTTGGTATGGACGATACGCAGCCAATTCAAAGTAAAATCGTTTCACGTGCTGTTGAATCTGCGCAAAAACGTGTTGAAGGTAATAACTTTGATGCACGTAAGCAGCTTTTACAATATGACGATGTTCTTCGTCAGCAGCGTGAAGTTATTTACAAGCAACGTTTCGAGGTTCTTGATTCTGACAACCTCCGTGAAATTGTTGAGAAAATGCTAAAATCAACGATCGAACGTGCGGTAGGCATGTACACTCCTAAAGAGGAAGTAGAAGAAGATTGGAACTTAGAAGGCATCATCGACTATATGAATGCAAACATTCTTACAGAAGATGAGCTTGCTGTTTCAGATCTTCGCCGTAAAGATCCTGAGGAAATGTCTGAGTTGATCTATAAAAAGGCACTTGCACACTACGATGCAAAAGAAGCAGACTTTGGCGAAGAACAAATGCGTGAGTTCGAAAAAGTAATCCTTCTTCGTGCAGTTGATACAAAATGGATGGATCACATCGATGCAATGGATCAGCTTCGTCAAGGTATTCATTTACGTGCTTACGGACAAAATGATCCTTTACGTGAATACCAAATGGAAGGCTTCGCTATGTTTGAAAACATGATTGCATCTATTGAAGAAGATGTTGCGAAGTACATCATGAAGGCGCAAATCCGCAACAACCTTGAGCGTCAAGAGGTTGCAAAAGGTCAAACAGCTGTACACGCGAAAGAAGGCGATGAGCCAGTTAAGAAAAAACCAACTCGTAAAGTTGTGGAAATCGGCCGTAATGATGCGTGTATTTGTGGCAGCGGAAAGAAATACAAAAACTGCTGCGGCCAATAA
- the prfB gene encoding peptide chain release factor 2 (programmed frameshift) has protein sequence MELVEIRQELEKTAKRLADFRGSLDLDIKEARIQQLEAQMTAPDFWDNQNAAQAVINETNALKEMVDQFHELHESYENLQLTYELVKEEEDDELKEELVTEIKDLVSKLNDFELQLLLSEQHDKNNAILELHPGAGGTESQDWGSMLLRMYTRWAEKKGFKVETLDYLPGDEAGIKSVTLLIKGHNAYGYLKAEKGVHRLVRISPFDSSGRRHTSFVSCEVMPEFNEEIDIEIRTEDLKIDTYRASGAGGQHINTTDSAVRITHTPTNIVVTCQTERSQIKNRERAMKMLQAKLYQKRIEEQEAELAEIRGEQKDIGWGSQIRSYVFHPYSMVKDHRTNTEIGNVHAVMDGELDPFIDAYLRSKIQ, from the exons ATGGAACTAGTAGAAATTCGTCAAGAGCTCGAAAAAACAGCTAAACGTTTAGCGGACTTTAGGGGGTCTCTT GACCTCGATATAAAAGAAGCACGAATCCAACAGCTTGAAGCACAAATGACAGCACCTGATTTCTGGGATAATCAAAACGCTGCACAAGCTGTTATTAATGAAACAAATGCATTAAAAGAAATGGTGGATCAATTCCACGAACTTCACGAATCATATGAAAATCTTCAATTAACATATGAGCTTGTTAAAGAAGAAGAAGATGATGAGTTAAAAGAAGAACTAGTGACTGAAATAAAAGATTTAGTTTCTAAGCTAAATGACTTTGAACTACAATTGCTATTAAGCGAGCAACATGATAAAAACAACGCAATCCTTGAGCTTCACCCAGGCGCAGGTGGTACAGAGTCTCAGGACTGGGGCTCAATGCTACTTCGTATGTACACACGCTGGGCAGAGAAAAAAGGCTTCAAGGTTGAAACACTTGATTACTTACCTGGTGATGAAGCGGGGATTAAAAGTGTTACACTTTTAATCAAGGGACATAACGCATACGGTTATTTAAAAGCTGAAAAAGGTGTACACCGCCTTGTTCGTATTTCTCCATTCGACTCATCAGGTCGTCGTCATACTTCGTTCGTTTCTTGTGAAGTTATGCCTGAATTCAATGAAGAAATCGACATCGAAATCCGTACAGAAGATTTGAAAATTGATACGTACCGTGCAAGTGGTGCCGGTGGACAGCATATCAATACAACAGACTCAGCTGTTCGTATTACCCACACTCCAACTAACATTGTTGTAACATGTCAAACGGAACGTTCGCAAATTAAAAACCGTGAACGCGCCATGAAAATGCTTCAAGCTAAGCTTTATCAAAAGCGTATTGAAGAGCAAGAAGCAGAGCTTGCCGAAATTCGTGGTGAGCAAAAAGATATCGGTTGGGGAAGCCAAATTCGTTCTTATGTTTTCCACCCGTATTCAATGGTTAAAGATCACCGCACAAACACAGAAATCGGAAACGTTCATGCTGTAATGGACGGAGAGCTTGATCCGTTTATTGACGCGTATTTACGTTCGAAGATTCAATAA